Proteins found in one Lycium ferocissimum isolate CSIRO_LF1 chromosome 6, AGI_CSIRO_Lferr_CH_V1, whole genome shotgun sequence genomic segment:
- the LOC132058862 gene encoding F-box/FBD/LRR-repeat protein At1g13570-like isoform X2, whose amino-acid sequence MMPPKGREHCQGLPPDVLSDLPDYFIDDILMRLPCKDAVRTSVLSRKWRYHWCRLAKFKLDESLWKTQKDKFYPSVKFRKIVYQLLTHHKGPIIKFKLDIAYLERCPEIDNFIYFLSRKDIQHLVLHLSRHELYKLPSSLFICSQLRHLNLHNCSIHHPSTFQGFDKLISLELCKVTISSELLESLISHCPLLEQLVLKISKTINVIKINARMLRSFDFTGSISSICLKNVPLLAKVSLIYERSSMEAENFDYAKFFESCSALEHLLLNFGYGEFFADEAPTRLPFYLDRVKHFHLSHIQLKESYKLSCALCLIRSFPYLEYLKIEVYNEGDSGIQESLELDRFSDVTFNHLREVMLESFGGTTPEMQLIKILLAKSPVLVKMQIVPAFQIDLIDARSETLTELLKFHHASPKAEIDYVSY is encoded by the exons ATGATGCCTCCTAAGGGAAGAGAGCATTGTCAAGGTTTACCTCCTGACGTCCTTAGCGACCTTCCTGATTATTTTATCGATGACATTCTGATGCGTTTGCCTTGTAAAGATGCTGTGAGGACAAGCGTCTTATCAAGGAAATGGAGGTATCATTGGTGTAGACTTGCAAAGTTTAAGCTTGATGAATCTCTTTGGAAAACACAAAAGGATAAATTTTACCCTAGTGTTAAATTTAGAAAGATTGTCTACCAGCTTTTGACCCATCATAAAGGACCCATTATTAAGTTTAAGCTCGACATTGCTTATCTGGAAAGATGTCCTGAGATCGACAACTTCATATATTTCCTGTCTAGGAAAGACATTCAACATCTTGTTCTTCACCTTTCACGGCATGAGCTATACAAATTGCCTTCTTCACTTTTCATATGTTCGCAGCTGAGGCATCTAAATCTCCATAATTGCTCAATACATCATCCATCGACCTTTCAAGGATTTGATAAGTTAATTAGCCTGGAACTATGTAAAGTCACAATTTCTTCTGAATTGCTAGAAAGTTTAATATCTCATTGCCCATTGCTTGAGCAGTTGGTGCTGAAAATCTCGAAAACTATAAACGTAATTAAAATTAATGCCCGGATGCTGAGATCCTTTGATTTCACAGGAAGTATAAGTTCTATTTGTTTAAAGAATGTCCCTCTTCTGGCTAAAGTATCTCTGATATATGAGAGGTCTTCTATGGAGGCAGAGAATTTTGATTATGCAAAGTTTTTCGAGTCTTGTTCTGCACTCGAGCACCTCCTCTTGAACTTCGGTTATGGCGAG ttCTTTGCAGATGAAGCACCAACAAGGCTTCCCTTTTATCTTGACCGTGTCAAACATTTTCACCTGTCTCATATTCAGCTGAAGGAATCATATAAGCTCTCATGTGCTCTCTGCTTGATAAGAAGCTTCCCATATTTAGAATATCTCAAAATCGAG GTTTACAATGAAGGAGATAGTGGTATTCAAGAATCCCTTGAACTTGATCGTTTCTCAGATGTCACATTTAATCACCTCAGGGAAGTGATGCTAGAAAGCTTTGGAGGAACAACACCTGAGATGCAGCTTATCAAGATTTTGTTAGCCAAGTCCCCAGTGTTGGTGAAAATGCAAATCGTTCCAGCATTTCAAATTGACTTAATTGACGCAAGATCAGAAACACTCACTGAGCTATTAAAATTTCACCATGCATCACCTAAAGCAGAAATAGACTACGTATCTTATTGA
- the LOC132058862 gene encoding F-box/FBD/LRR-repeat protein At1g13570-like isoform X1: MMPPKGREHCQGLPPDVLSDLPDYFIDDILMRLPCKDAVRTSVLSRKWRYHWCRLAKFKLDESLWKTQKDKFYPSVKFRKIVYQLLTHHKGPIIKFKLDIAYLERCPEIDNFIYFLSRKDIQHLVLHLSRHELYKLPSSLFICSQLRHLNLHNCSIHHPSTFQGFDKLISLELCKVTISSELLESLISHCPLLEQLVLKISKTINVIKINARMLRSFDFTGSISSICLKNVPLLAKVSLIYERSSMEAENFDYAKFFESCSALEHLLLNFGYGEFFADEAPTRLPFYLDRVKHFHLSHIQLKESYKLSCALCLIRSFPYLEYLKIEVWVYNEGDSGIQESLELDRFSDVTFNHLREVMLESFGGTTPEMQLIKILLAKSPVLVKMQIVPAFQIDLIDARSETLTELLKFHHASPKAEIDYVSY; this comes from the exons ATGATGCCTCCTAAGGGAAGAGAGCATTGTCAAGGTTTACCTCCTGACGTCCTTAGCGACCTTCCTGATTATTTTATCGATGACATTCTGATGCGTTTGCCTTGTAAAGATGCTGTGAGGACAAGCGTCTTATCAAGGAAATGGAGGTATCATTGGTGTAGACTTGCAAAGTTTAAGCTTGATGAATCTCTTTGGAAAACACAAAAGGATAAATTTTACCCTAGTGTTAAATTTAGAAAGATTGTCTACCAGCTTTTGACCCATCATAAAGGACCCATTATTAAGTTTAAGCTCGACATTGCTTATCTGGAAAGATGTCCTGAGATCGACAACTTCATATATTTCCTGTCTAGGAAAGACATTCAACATCTTGTTCTTCACCTTTCACGGCATGAGCTATACAAATTGCCTTCTTCACTTTTCATATGTTCGCAGCTGAGGCATCTAAATCTCCATAATTGCTCAATACATCATCCATCGACCTTTCAAGGATTTGATAAGTTAATTAGCCTGGAACTATGTAAAGTCACAATTTCTTCTGAATTGCTAGAAAGTTTAATATCTCATTGCCCATTGCTTGAGCAGTTGGTGCTGAAAATCTCGAAAACTATAAACGTAATTAAAATTAATGCCCGGATGCTGAGATCCTTTGATTTCACAGGAAGTATAAGTTCTATTTGTTTAAAGAATGTCCCTCTTCTGGCTAAAGTATCTCTGATATATGAGAGGTCTTCTATGGAGGCAGAGAATTTTGATTATGCAAAGTTTTTCGAGTCTTGTTCTGCACTCGAGCACCTCCTCTTGAACTTCGGTTATGGCGAG ttCTTTGCAGATGAAGCACCAACAAGGCTTCCCTTTTATCTTGACCGTGTCAAACATTTTCACCTGTCTCATATTCAGCTGAAGGAATCATATAAGCTCTCATGTGCTCTCTGCTTGATAAGAAGCTTCCCATATTTAGAATATCTCAAAATCGAGGTGTGG GTTTACAATGAAGGAGATAGTGGTATTCAAGAATCCCTTGAACTTGATCGTTTCTCAGATGTCACATTTAATCACCTCAGGGAAGTGATGCTAGAAAGCTTTGGAGGAACAACACCTGAGATGCAGCTTATCAAGATTTTGTTAGCCAAGTCCCCAGTGTTGGTGAAAATGCAAATCGTTCCAGCATTTCAAATTGACTTAATTGACGCAAGATCAGAAACACTCACTGAGCTATTAAAATTTCACCATGCATCACCTAAAGCAGAAATAGACTACGTATCTTATTGA
- the LOC132058857 gene encoding F-box/FBD/LRR-repeat protein At1g13570-like, which translates to MPRKGRKRSQSLIPDVLSNLPENVIDVILVLLPCKDAVRTSVLSKKWRYHWCRLTELTLDASLWKTTKDLLNPTVKFTKIIYQLLSLHEGPITKFTLNMAFLEKSGPMIDNFIYFLSRNGIQHLVIFFPWYHLYKLPSSLFSCSELRHLNLHNCSIHHPSAFQGFDKLVSLVLCRVTISSELLESLISHCPLLGRLVLNTPEVLDTIEINAPVLRSFNFTGNISSICLKNVPLLVKVSLESDDIRAEDLDFAKVFESCSALEHLSLNFFNSQIFAAEGYEAPTRLPFDLSVKRFYLPDIYLVDSYKLSYALCLIRSSPYLEYLELQVYSEAEDDDGMLEPLEVERFSDVTFNHLTEVKLDFFGGKMSEMRLIKLFLAKSPMLVRMLIDTCYLDGEPLETRLKIFAEVSKFVRASPEAEVIYDKFKYHITYI; encoded by the exons ATGCCTCGTAAGGGAAGAAAGCGTAGTCAAAGTCTAATTCCTGATGTCCTTAGCAACCTTCCTGAGAATGTAATCGATGTCATTCTGGTACTTTTGCCTTGTAAAGATGCTGTGAGGACAAGCGTCTTATCAAAGAAATGGAGGTATCACTGGTGCAGACTTACAGAGTTGACGCTTGATGCATCTCTTTGGAAAACAACAAAGGATTTACTAAATCCTACAGTTAAATTTACAAAGATTATCTACCAACTTTTGTCCCTTCATGAAGGACCCATTACTAAGTTTACCCTAAACATGGCTTTTCTAGAAAAAAGTGGTCCTATGATTGACAACTTCATATATTTCCTCTCTAGAAATGGGATTCAGCatcttgttattttttttccatggtaTCATCTATACAAATTGCCTTCTTCACTTTTCTCTTGTTCGGAGCTGAGGCATCTAAATCTTCATAATTGCTCAATACATCATCCATCGGCCTTTCAAGGATTTGATAAGTTAGTTAGCCTAGTGTTATGTAGAGTCACAATTTCTTCTGAATTGCTGGAAAGTTTAATATCCCATTGCCCGTTGCTTGGGCGGTTGGTGCTGAATACCCCAGAAGTTTTAGACACAATTGAAATTAATGCTCCCGTGCTGAGATCGTTCAATTTCACTGGCAATATAAGTTCTATCTGTCTAAAGAATGTCCCTCTCCTGGTAAAAGTATCTCTGGAAAGTGACGATATCAGGGCAGAGGATCTTGATTTCGCAAAGGTTTTTGAGTCTTGTTCTGCTCTCGAGCACCTCAGCTTGAACTTCTTTAATAGCCAG ATCTTTGCTGCAGAAGGATATGAGGCACCAACAAGGCTTCCGTTTGATCTTAGTGTCAAGCGATTTTACCTGCCTGATATTTATCTGGTGGACTCATATAAGCTCTCATATGCTCTTTGCTTGATAAGAAGCTCTCCATATTTAGAATATCTCGAATTACAG GTTTACAGTGAAGCTGAAGATGATGATGGTATGCTAGAACCCCTTGAAGTCGAACGTTTCTCAGACGTGACATTTAATCACCTCACGGAAGTTAAGCTAGATTTCTTTGGAGGAAAAATGTCTGAGATGCGGCTTATCAAGCTTTTCTTAGCCAAGTCCCCAATGTTGGTGAGAATGCTAATTGATACATGTTATCTAGATGGTGAACCTCTTGAGACAAGATTAAAAATATTCGCTGAGGTATCAAAATTTGTGCGTGCATCACCTGAAGCAGAAGTGATCTACGATAAATTCAAGTACCACATCACATATATTTAA